In Sporichthya brevicatena, one genomic interval encodes:
- a CDS encoding DUF5938 domain-containing protein, whose translation MSDKPVVVYGASGYTGRLVCEYLRELNVPFIAAGRSKEKLQAGLDTVPGLETADYEIAEVEHTPEALAKLLQGAKAMCNMVGPFAEFGPAAVEACLEAGVHYMDTTGEQDWMIRCRDAYGAKFAEKGLLLSPGIAQMYTTGEIAANYCLENPGLDTLDMSVFWKGQPTIASTATIVQNAVLSKAYYLEDNKLVEWPADAGLYQLTVPGQHELGLALPWGGTSSPIWFQNDPRVATCKVLGGVINRPLMEAVPGLVAQMLELTAGKSLEETRQILAGVAAQVNNAYPPRENPRINISIDSVYASGPLARAHCVIYGNCNYKQTGLLQAWSASQVLHDAPRKVGFASACQAFGHRKLHGVLRSFGLSMEAITTYNG comes from the coding sequence ATGAGTGACAAGCCGGTCGTCGTCTACGGCGCCAGCGGATACACCGGTCGCCTGGTCTGCGAGTACCTGCGCGAGCTCAACGTTCCGTTCATCGCCGCCGGCCGCAGCAAGGAGAAGTTGCAGGCGGGTCTGGACACCGTCCCGGGTCTGGAGACCGCCGACTACGAGATCGCCGAGGTCGAGCACACGCCGGAGGCGCTGGCCAAGCTCCTCCAGGGTGCGAAAGCCATGTGCAACATGGTGGGCCCGTTCGCCGAGTTCGGTCCGGCCGCCGTCGAGGCCTGCCTCGAGGCCGGCGTCCACTACATGGACACCACCGGCGAGCAGGACTGGATGATCCGGTGCCGCGACGCCTACGGCGCCAAGTTCGCCGAGAAGGGCCTGCTCCTCTCGCCGGGCATCGCGCAGATGTACACGACCGGTGAGATCGCGGCGAACTACTGCCTTGAGAACCCGGGACTGGACACCCTCGACATGTCGGTGTTCTGGAAGGGCCAGCCCACCATCGCCTCGACGGCGACGATCGTGCAGAACGCGGTCCTGTCCAAGGCGTACTACCTGGAGGACAACAAGCTCGTCGAGTGGCCGGCCGACGCCGGGCTCTACCAGCTCACCGTCCCCGGCCAGCACGAGCTGGGTCTGGCCCTGCCGTGGGGCGGCACGTCGTCGCCGATCTGGTTCCAGAACGACCCCCGCGTCGCCACCTGCAAGGTGCTCGGCGGCGTCATCAACCGGCCGCTGATGGAGGCCGTGCCCGGGCTCGTCGCCCAGATGCTCGAGCTCACCGCGGGCAAGTCGCTGGAGGAGACCCGGCAGATCCTCGCCGGCGTCGCCGCCCAGGTGAACAACGCCTACCCGCCCCGCGAGAACCCGCGCATCAACATCTCGATCGACTCGGTCTACGCGTCCGGCCCGCTGGCCCGCGCGCACTGCGTCATCTACGGCAACTGCAACTACAAGCAGACCGGTCTGCTCCAGGCGTGGTCCGCCTCCCAGGTGCTCCACGACGCCCCGCGCAAGGTCGGCTTCGCCTCGGCCTGCCAGGCGTTCGGCCACCGCAAGCTCCACGGTGTGCTGCGCTCGTTCGGCCTGAGCATGGAAGCCATCACGACCTACAACGGCTGA